A single Actinomadura algeriensis DNA region contains:
- the qcrA gene encoding cytochrome bc1 complex Rieske iron-sulfur subunit, producing MSDDNKETAGSQGPRGEGEPRERVIGTPSPARDKALLAEDDISAPAGSGEQLDEQSARRAERTVALLFLLAFAASVAFIAYYIGWSGRNGGMHGILRAQESNFWLGGTMAAAFLLLAAGVTIWVRRLMTSKPITQERHELTTDAETRAAFTQDFLEGAADSGLTKRPLLRRTLLLAAAPLGLAPLVLLRDLGPLPEKRLRHTHWGEAVEKAKAEGKKGVRLVVDGTHKPLRVSDFATPGSMITVLPEGMEEDVPEHDVLTETAKAVTILINVPESQFKPAEGRENWHVNGIVAYSKVCTHVGCPAALYEQTTHHILCPCHQSTFDATDAAKVIFGPAARPLPQLPLSVEDGYLVATSDFPEPIGPSFWERG from the coding sequence ATGAGCGACGACAACAAGGAGACCGCGGGCTCGCAGGGCCCGCGCGGGGAAGGCGAGCCGCGCGAACGCGTGATCGGCACGCCTTCCCCGGCGAGGGACAAGGCTCTCCTCGCCGAGGACGACATCTCCGCGCCCGCGGGCAGCGGGGAGCAGCTGGACGAGCAGTCGGCCAGGCGCGCCGAGCGCACCGTGGCACTGCTGTTCCTGCTCGCGTTCGCGGCGAGCGTCGCCTTCATCGCGTACTACATCGGCTGGAGCGGCCGCAACGGCGGGATGCACGGCATCCTGCGCGCCCAGGAGTCCAACTTCTGGCTGGGCGGCACGATGGCCGCCGCGTTCCTGCTGCTGGCGGCGGGCGTCACCATCTGGGTGCGCCGGCTGATGACCAGCAAGCCGATCACGCAGGAGCGGCACGAGCTGACCACCGACGCGGAGACGCGCGCGGCGTTCACCCAGGACTTCCTGGAGGGCGCCGCCGACAGCGGCCTCACCAAGCGGCCGCTGCTGCGCCGCACGCTGCTGCTGGCCGCCGCCCCGCTGGGCCTGGCCCCGCTGGTGCTGCTGCGCGACCTCGGCCCGCTGCCGGAGAAGCGGCTGCGCCACACGCACTGGGGCGAGGCGGTCGAGAAGGCCAAGGCCGAGGGCAAGAAGGGCGTCCGCCTGGTGGTGGACGGCACCCACAAGCCGCTCCGGGTGAGCGACTTCGCGACCCCCGGCTCGATGATCACGGTGCTGCCCGAGGGCATGGAGGAGGACGTCCCCGAACACGACGTCCTCACCGAGACGGCCAAGGCCGTCACCATCCTGATCAACGTGCCGGAGAGCCAGTTCAAGCCCGCCGAGGGCCGGGAGAACTGGCACGTCAACGGGATCGTGGCGTACTCCAAGGTCTGCACGCACGTCGGCTGCCCGGCGGCCCTGTACGAGCAGACCACGCACCACATCCTGTGCCCGTGCCACCAGTCGACGTTCGACGCGACCGACGCCGCCAAGGTGATCTTCGGCCCGGCGGCGCGGCCGCTGCCGCAGCTGCCGCTGAGCGTCGAGGACGGCTACCTCGTCGCGACGAGCGACTTCCCCGAGCCCATCGGCCCGAGCTTCTGGGAGCGCGGATGA
- the qcrB gene encoding cytochrome bc1 complex cytochrome b subunit, translating into MSDTTAPKAIEGSLGFIDERLGSTSFLKRNVKKVFPDHWSFMLGEIALYSFIILLLTGTFLTLWFKPSMIEVVYDGSYDQLKGVKMSEAYASTLHISFDVRGGLLMRQIHHWAAILFMASILAHMLRVFFTGAYRKPRELNWLIGITMFILGMLEGLFGYSLPDDLLSGTGLRITQGVLEAIPVVGTYGYMFLFGGEFPGTDIVPRMYMLHILLIPGIILALVTAHMMIMWHQKHTAMPVKNQTEKQVYGYPFYPVFMAKTGAYFLFTFGVLALMGAFFQINPIWLFGPYDPGAISAGSQPDWYMGVLEGSLRLMPGWETNLWGHTISWNVLIPAAIPLGIIFGGAMAWPFLEQWVTGDRRQHHVNDRPRNAPVRTGIGMAAVTFYGLMWLAGANDVIAEKFHVSLFATTWFFRVTIFVGPVIAYIVTKRICLGLQRKDADTLGHGVESGIITMSPDGKFAERHEPAKEEERAKLLAKENARPAAPAKDAQGIPAPSSKGPMGHLRARLNRAWNIDDIPVEEHGHDNGHGEHAEVEEGTESKESKELRS; encoded by the coding sequence ATGAGCGACACGACGGCTCCGAAGGCGATCGAGGGGTCGCTCGGCTTCATCGACGAGCGGCTGGGCTCCACGAGCTTCCTCAAGCGCAACGTCAAGAAGGTCTTCCCGGACCACTGGTCGTTCATGCTGGGCGAGATCGCGCTCTACTCGTTCATCATCCTGCTGCTGACCGGCACCTTCCTGACGCTCTGGTTCAAGCCGAGCATGATCGAGGTCGTCTACGACGGCTCGTACGATCAGCTCAAGGGCGTCAAGATGTCCGAGGCGTACGCCTCGACGCTGCACATCAGCTTCGACGTCCGCGGCGGTCTGCTCATGCGGCAGATCCACCACTGGGCGGCGATCCTGTTCATGGCGTCGATCCTGGCGCACATGCTGCGGGTGTTCTTCACCGGTGCCTACCGCAAGCCGCGCGAGCTGAACTGGCTGATCGGCATCACCATGTTCATCCTCGGCATGCTGGAGGGCCTGTTCGGCTACTCGCTGCCGGACGACCTGCTGTCCGGCACCGGCCTGCGCATCACCCAGGGCGTCCTCGAGGCGATCCCGGTGGTCGGCACGTACGGGTACATGTTCCTGTTCGGCGGCGAGTTCCCGGGCACCGACATCGTCCCGCGGATGTACATGCTGCACATCCTGCTGATCCCGGGCATCATCCTCGCGCTGGTCACCGCCCACATGATGATCATGTGGCATCAGAAGCACACCGCGATGCCGGTCAAGAACCAGACCGAGAAGCAGGTGTACGGCTACCCGTTCTACCCGGTCTTCATGGCCAAGACGGGCGCCTACTTCCTCTTCACGTTCGGCGTGCTGGCCCTGATGGGGGCGTTCTTCCAGATCAACCCGATCTGGCTGTTCGGACCGTACGATCCCGGGGCGATCTCCGCGGGATCGCAGCCCGACTGGTACATGGGCGTCCTGGAAGGCTCGCTGCGGCTCATGCCGGGGTGGGAGACCAACCTCTGGGGCCACACGATCAGCTGGAACGTCCTGATCCCCGCGGCGATACCGCTCGGCATCATCTTCGGCGGCGCCATGGCCTGGCCGTTCCTCGAGCAGTGGGTGACCGGCGACCGGCGGCAGCACCACGTGAACGACCGTCCGCGCAACGCCCCGGTCCGCACCGGGATCGGCATGGCGGCCGTCACCTTCTACGGGCTGATGTGGCTGGCCGGCGCGAACGACGTCATCGCGGAGAAGTTCCACGTCTCGCTGTTCGCCACGACGTGGTTCTTCCGGGTGACGATCTTCGTCGGGCCGGTGATCGCGTACATCGTCACCAAGCGCATCTGCCTCGGGCTGCAGCGCAAGGACGCCGACACCCTCGGGCACGGCGTGGAGAGCGGCATCATCACGATGTCGCCCGACGGCAAGTTCGCCGAGCGGCACGAGCCGGCCAAGGAGGAGGAGCGCGCCAAGCTCCTCGCCAAGGAGAACGCCCGTCCCGCGGCCCCGGCGAAGGACGCGCAGGGCATCCCGGCGCCGTCCTCCAAGGGCCCGATGGGGCACCTGCGCGCACGCCTCAACCGGGCCTGGAACATCGACGACATTCCCGTCGAGGAGCACGGCCACGACAACGGGCACGGCGAGCACGCGGAGGTCGAGGAAGGCACGGAGTCCAAGGAATCCAAGGAACTCCGCAGCTGA
- a CDS encoding glycosyltransferase family 4 protein, whose protein sequence is MTKTLVVTNDFPPRPGGIQAFVHGLTLRRPPGSVVVYAPAWEGAARFDAEQPFPVVRHPGSLMLPEPGVLRRASDVLRAEGCDSVVFGAAAPLGLLAPALRRRGARRLVGITHGHEAGWAALPVARTLLGRIGDGVDVLTYLGEYTRSRMARALGADAAARMAHLAPGVDEKTFRAGAGGADVRDRYGLADRPVAVCVSRLVPRKGQDALIHAWPRVLRRVPDAALLLVGGGPHRAELERLAASAGVSRSVIFTGSVPWEELPAHYDAGDVFAMPCRTRRRGLDVEGLGIVYLEASATGLPVVAGDSGGAPDAVLDGETGVVVPGRSVARVASAVADLLADPARARAMGEAGRAWVEREWRWEIQAARLGTLLGDRRGNTPSALIPP, encoded by the coding sequence ATGACCAAGACCCTCGTCGTGACCAATGACTTCCCGCCCCGCCCCGGCGGCATCCAGGCCTTCGTGCACGGCCTCACGCTGCGGCGGCCGCCCGGCTCGGTGGTGGTGTACGCCCCCGCCTGGGAGGGCGCCGCGCGCTTCGACGCCGAGCAGCCGTTCCCCGTCGTCCGGCATCCGGGCTCGCTCATGCTGCCGGAGCCCGGCGTGCTGCGGCGGGCCTCCGACGTGCTGCGCGCCGAGGGCTGCGACTCGGTGGTGTTCGGCGCGGCCGCCCCGCTCGGGCTGCTGGCCCCGGCGCTGCGGCGGCGCGGCGCGCGGCGGCTGGTCGGCATCACGCACGGGCACGAGGCCGGCTGGGCGGCGCTGCCCGTCGCGCGCACCCTGCTCGGCCGGATCGGTGACGGCGTCGACGTCCTCACCTACCTGGGGGAGTACACGCGCTCCCGGATGGCGCGGGCGCTCGGCGCGGACGCGGCGGCGCGGATGGCGCACCTGGCACCGGGCGTGGACGAGAAGACGTTCCGGGCGGGGGCGGGCGGCGCTGACGTCCGCGACCGGTACGGCCTCGCGGACCGTCCCGTCGCGGTGTGCGTGTCGCGGCTGGTGCCGCGCAAGGGCCAGGACGCGCTGATCCACGCGTGGCCGCGGGTGCTGCGGCGGGTGCCGGACGCGGCGCTGCTGCTGGTGGGCGGCGGCCCGCACCGCGCCGAGCTGGAGCGGCTGGCGGCGTCCGCCGGGGTGTCCCGTTCGGTGATCTTCACCGGGAGCGTGCCGTGGGAGGAGCTGCCCGCCCACTACGACGCCGGCGACGTGTTCGCGATGCCGTGCCGCACCCGCCGCCGCGGCCTGGACGTCGAGGGGCTCGGGATCGTCTACCTGGAGGCGTCGGCGACCGGCCTGCCGGTCGTGGCGGGCGACTCGGGCGGCGCGCCCGACGCCGTCCTGGACGGGGAGACGGGCGTGGTGGTCCCGGGACGGTCGGTCGCGCGCGTGGCGTCCGCAGTCGCGGACCTGCTCGCCGACCCGGCGCGGGCCCGCGCGATGGGCGAGGCGGGCCGCGCGTGGGTCGAGCGGGAGTGGCGCTGGGAGATCCAGGCCGCGAGGCTCGGGACGCTGCTGGGCGATCGACGCGGAAATACGCCCTCGGCGCTCATACCGCCGTGA
- a CDS encoding NAD(P)H-binding protein: MDVVIAGGHGQIALRLSRLLAARGDTVRGLIRNPDHADDLREAGAEPVVCDLETATADEVAGLLTGADAVVFAAGAGPGSGAARKDTVDRAAAVLAADAAERAGVRDFLQVSAMGADERPDTSRGDVWAAYIRAKGEAEDDLRARDALDWLILRPGRLTDDPGTGLVRLDEPPIGHDAVTRDDVAAVLVALLDEPRVRRRTLDLLNGGTPVGDAVADLCG, from the coding sequence ATGGACGTAGTGATCGCCGGCGGGCACGGGCAGATCGCGTTGCGGCTGTCCCGGCTGCTCGCCGCACGGGGGGACACGGTCCGGGGACTCATCCGCAACCCGGACCACGCGGACGACCTGCGGGAGGCCGGGGCGGAGCCGGTCGTGTGCGACCTGGAGACGGCGACGGCCGACGAGGTCGCGGGCCTGCTCACCGGCGCGGACGCCGTGGTGTTCGCCGCCGGGGCCGGGCCGGGCAGCGGGGCGGCGCGCAAGGACACCGTCGACCGGGCCGCCGCGGTACTGGCGGCCGACGCGGCGGAGCGGGCCGGGGTCCGCGACTTCCTGCAGGTGTCGGCGATGGGCGCGGACGAGCGGCCCGACACGTCCCGCGGCGACGTGTGGGCCGCCTACATCAGGGCGAAGGGCGAGGCCGAGGACGATCTGCGCGCGCGGGACGCCCTCGACTGGCTGATCCTGCGCCCGGGCCGCCTCACCGACGACCCGGGCACCGGGCTCGTGCGGCTGGACGAGCCGCCGATCGGCCACGACGCGGTCACCCGCGACGACGTCGCCGCCGTCCTGGTGGCGCTGCTCGACGAGCCGCGCGTGCGGCGCCGCACCCTGGACCTGCTGAACGGCGGGACGCCGGTCGGCGACGCCGTCGCCGACCTGTGCGGGTAG
- a CDS encoding AMP-dependent synthetase/ligase encodes MREFSVPAMVEVPDSANLTDAPFTRAAESPGTIVLRRKSGDAWSAVTAAEFAAEVTGVAKGLIAAGIEPGDRVALLSKTRYEWTVLDYAIWAAGGVAVPIYETSSAEQIEWIVGDSGAKAVFAETAAHVEAIEQVRDGLPDLTHVWGIDAGAVAEVTGLGRDVGDDRAAERRRARGAADVATLVYTSGTTGRPKGCEITHGNLVRTARNAVQGAISEVVVDGSATLLFLPLAHVFARLIEVASIEGGIVLGHSDIPNLLPDLASFRPTFLLAVPRVFEKVYNGAEQKARGESELKGKIFTAAAETAIAYSRALDGGGRPGPALKAKHAVFDVLVYGKLRAAVGGRVQYAVSGGAALGERLGHFFRGVGITILEGYGLTETTAPAAVNRPTAIKIGTVGRPIPGVDVRIAEDGEVLFRGVNVMRGYWNNETATKESLDDGWLHTGDLGSLDDDGFLKITGRKKEILVTAAGKNVAPAPLEDRLRAHPLISQCLVVGDGRKFISALITLDEEALGPWKERHGKTAAMTVDELRRDPDLVAEIEAAVADANKSVSHAEAIKKHVVLGVDFTEEAGHLTPSLKVKRNVVMKDFSGEIDALYTP; translated from the coding sequence GTGCGCGAGTTCAGCGTCCCCGCGATGGTGGAGGTCCCCGACTCCGCCAACCTGACCGACGCGCCGTTCACCCGGGCCGCCGAGTCGCCCGGGACCATCGTGCTGCGCCGCAAGAGCGGCGACGCGTGGAGCGCCGTCACCGCCGCCGAGTTCGCCGCCGAGGTCACCGGCGTCGCCAAGGGCCTGATCGCGGCCGGGATCGAGCCCGGCGACCGCGTCGCCCTGCTGTCGAAGACGCGCTACGAATGGACCGTCCTCGACTACGCCATCTGGGCGGCCGGCGGGGTCGCGGTCCCCATCTACGAGACGTCCTCCGCCGAGCAGATCGAGTGGATCGTGGGCGACTCCGGCGCCAAGGCCGTGTTCGCCGAGACGGCCGCGCACGTGGAGGCGATCGAGCAGGTCCGGGACGGGCTCCCGGACCTGACGCACGTCTGGGGCATCGACGCGGGCGCCGTCGCCGAGGTCACCGGGCTGGGCCGCGACGTGGGCGACGACAGGGCGGCCGAGCGCCGGCGGGCCCGCGGCGCCGCGGACGTCGCCACGCTCGTCTACACCTCGGGCACCACCGGGCGCCCGAAGGGCTGCGAGATCACCCACGGGAACCTGGTGCGGACCGCCCGCAACGCCGTCCAGGGCGCGATCTCCGAGGTGGTCGTGGACGGCAGCGCGACGCTGCTGTTCCTGCCGCTCGCGCACGTGTTCGCGCGGCTGATCGAGGTCGCGAGCATCGAGGGCGGGATCGTCCTCGGGCACAGCGACATCCCGAACCTGCTGCCCGACCTCGCCTCGTTCCGCCCGACGTTCCTGCTGGCGGTCCCGCGCGTGTTCGAGAAGGTCTACAACGGCGCCGAGCAGAAGGCGCGGGGCGAGAGCGAACTCAAGGGCAAGATCTTCACGGCGGCGGCCGAGACCGCGATCGCCTACAGCCGGGCGCTGGACGGCGGCGGGCGGCCCGGCCCCGCGCTGAAGGCGAAGCACGCGGTGTTCGACGTGCTCGTCTACGGCAAGCTGCGCGCGGCCGTCGGCGGGCGGGTGCAGTACGCGGTCTCCGGCGGCGCCGCCCTCGGCGAGCGGCTGGGGCATTTCTTCCGCGGCGTCGGCATCACGATCCTGGAGGGGTACGGCCTCACCGAGACCACCGCCCCGGCGGCGGTCAACCGGCCCACCGCCATCAAGATCGGCACCGTGGGGCGGCCGATCCCGGGCGTGGACGTGCGCATCGCCGAGGACGGCGAGGTGCTGTTCCGCGGCGTCAACGTCATGCGCGGCTACTGGAACAACGAGACCGCGACCAAGGAGTCCCTCGACGACGGCTGGCTCCACACCGGCGACCTCGGCTCCCTCGACGACGACGGCTTCCTGAAGATCACCGGGCGCAAGAAGGAGATCCTGGTCACCGCCGCGGGCAAGAACGTCGCGCCCGCCCCGCTGGAGGACCGGCTGCGCGCCCACCCGCTGATCAGCCAGTGCCTGGTCGTCGGCGACGGCCGCAAGTTCATCAGCGCGCTGATCACGCTGGACGAGGAGGCGCTCGGCCCCTGGAAGGAGCGGCACGGCAAGACCGCGGCGATGACCGTGGACGAGCTGCGCCGCGACCCCGACCTCGTCGCCGAGATCGAGGCCGCGGTCGCCGACGCCAACAAGTCGGTCAGCCACGCCGAGGCGATCAAGAAGCACGTCGTCCTCGGCGTCGACTTCACCGAGGAGGCCGGGCACCTCACCCCGAGCCTCAAGGTCAAGCGCAACGTGGTGATGAAGGACTTCTCCGGCGAGATCGACGCCCTCTACACCCCCTGA
- a CDS encoding copper homeostasis protein CutC has protein sequence MSLLEVIALTAADARAAQEGGADRLEVVADMAADGLTPDPDVLAAIRDATDLPLRVMLRANAGFRTTGAELDRLRHAAAGLAEAGADGFVLGFLDSFGHVDAAATEKLAAVAAPLPWTFHRALDHAADPAQAWRTVRGLGGGLDTVLTAGSARGVDAGVDVLVRRAAEDPAAAALIMAGGGLRRKHVAVLAAAGVTSFHVGTAVRPDGSWDVPVDPALVAEWRSLVSAAAGG, from the coding sequence ATGTCGCTGCTCGAAGTGATCGCGCTGACCGCCGCCGACGCGCGCGCCGCGCAGGAGGGCGGGGCCGACCGGCTCGAGGTCGTCGCCGACATGGCCGCCGACGGCCTGACCCCCGATCCCGACGTGCTCGCCGCGATCCGGGACGCCACCGACCTGCCGCTGCGCGTCATGCTGCGCGCCAACGCCGGCTTCCGCACCACCGGCGCCGAGCTGGACCGGCTGCGGCACGCCGCCGCCGGGCTCGCCGAGGCGGGCGCGGACGGCTTCGTCCTCGGCTTCCTCGACTCGTTCGGCCACGTCGACGCCGCCGCGACCGAGAAGCTCGCCGCGGTCGCCGCCCCGCTGCCCTGGACGTTCCACCGCGCCCTCGACCACGCCGCCGATCCCGCGCAGGCGTGGCGGACCGTCCGCGGTCTCGGCGGCGGGCTCGACACCGTCCTGACCGCCGGATCCGCGCGCGGCGTCGACGCGGGCGTGGACGTCCTGGTCCGGCGCGCCGCCGAGGATCCCGCCGCGGCCGCGCTGATCATGGCGGGCGGCGGGCTGCGCCGCAAGCACGTCGCGGTGCTGGCGGCCGCCGGCGTCACGTCGTTCCACGTCGGCACGGCCGTCCGCCCCGACGGCTCCTGGGACGTCCCGGTCGACCCGGCGCTGGTCGCCGAGTGGCGTTCGCTGGTCTCCGCCGCCGCCGGCGGCTGA
- a CDS encoding metallophosphoesterase family protein, translating into MRIHVVSDVHGRAEALRSAADGADALICLGDLILFIDYDDHAQGIFADLFGRANADRFIELRTLKRFDEARAFSRDLWASLEGDAWPHIEKAVDRQYAELFAAMPSPAYLTYGNVDVPRMWAPHLREGHRVLDGETAEIGGLRFGFVGGGLRTEYRTPYELDDEAYAAKVAAVGEVDVLCCHIPPAVPDLLYDTVARRFERGSEAILEAVHRTQPRYVLFGHVHQPLASRIRIGRTECVNVGHFRARGVPYVLTV; encoded by the coding sequence ATGAGGATCCATGTGGTGAGCGACGTCCATGGCCGCGCGGAGGCCCTCCGGAGCGCGGCGGACGGCGCGGACGCCCTCATCTGCCTCGGCGACCTCATCCTGTTCATCGACTACGACGACCACGCGCAGGGCATCTTCGCCGACCTGTTCGGCCGCGCCAACGCCGACCGGTTCATCGAACTGCGGACCCTGAAACGGTTCGACGAGGCGCGCGCGTTCTCCCGCGACCTGTGGGCCTCCCTGGAGGGGGACGCGTGGCCGCACATCGAGAAGGCCGTCGACCGCCAGTACGCGGAACTGTTCGCGGCGATGCCGTCCCCCGCCTACCTGACGTACGGGAACGTGGACGTCCCGCGCATGTGGGCCCCGCACCTGCGCGAGGGGCACCGCGTCCTGGACGGGGAGACCGCGGAGATCGGCGGGCTGCGGTTCGGGTTCGTCGGCGGCGGGCTGCGCACCGAGTACCGCACCCCGTACGAGCTGGACGACGAGGCGTACGCGGCGAAGGTCGCGGCCGTCGGCGAGGTCGACGTGCTGTGCTGCCACATCCCGCCCGCCGTCCCCGACCTGCTGTACGACACGGTGGCGCGCAGGTTCGAGCGGGGCAGCGAGGCGATCCTCGAGGCCGTCCACCGGACGCAGCCGCGGTACGTGCTGTTCGGGCACGTGCACCAGCCGCTCGCGTCCCGCATCCGCATCGGCCGGACCGAATGCGTGAACGTGGGCCATTTCCGTGCGCGCGGCGTGCCGTACGTCCTGACGGTGTGA
- a CDS encoding SRPBCC family protein — protein MADRTSSSVTVEAGGAEIMAVIADLEAYPQWASGIREFTVLETGADGRAARARLTFDGGPFSDTVGLVYTWEGDDRVTWRLEDKGSVVTGLDGAYTLAADAGGTRVTYDLALDVRVRVPGMVKRKAEKRIVDTALKGLKTRVER, from the coding sequence ATGGCGGACCGCACGAGTTCTTCCGTCACCGTCGAGGCCGGCGGGGCCGAGATCATGGCGGTGATCGCCGATCTCGAGGCGTACCCGCAGTGGGCGAGCGGAATCCGCGAGTTCACGGTGCTGGAGACGGGCGCGGACGGCCGCGCGGCGCGCGCCCGGCTGACGTTCGACGGCGGCCCGTTCAGCGACACGGTCGGTCTCGTCTACACCTGGGAGGGCGACGACCGGGTGACGTGGCGGCTGGAGGACAAGGGGTCGGTGGTGACCGGACTCGACGGCGCCTACACCCTCGCCGCCGACGCCGGCGGCACGCGCGTCACCTACGACCTGGCCCTGGACGTCCGGGTGCGGGTGCCCGGGATGGTGAAGCGCAAGGCCGAGAAGCGCATCGTCGACACCGCGCTCAAGGGGCTCAAAACCCGCGTGGAGCGATGA
- a CDS encoding ROK family glucokinase: MALTIGVDVGGTKVAAGVVDDRGTILEKVRRPTPSTNPKETAEVIAEVVELLKGKYEDVTAVGLGTAGFVDETRSTVLFAPNLAWRDEPIKQKVESLVGLPVVVENDGNATAWGEARFGAGRGEDHLVLITLGTGIGGGVVLNGELYRGRFGIGAEVGHFRVVPDGRRCGCGNRGCWEQYASGNALVHEARDLARVAPAMAGRLLELAGGTPEGIRGPEVTQAAREGDQAALECFRTVAQWAGQGLADLSAILDPGAFIIGGGLSDAGDLLLDPVRVAFGEALTGRGHRPLPDIRIAELGSAAGIVGAADLARVPAPTL, from the coding sequence ATGGCCCTGACCATCGGCGTGGATGTGGGCGGCACGAAGGTGGCCGCGGGAGTCGTCGACGACCGTGGAACGATCCTGGAGAAGGTCCGGCGGCCGACGCCCTCGACCAACCCCAAGGAGACCGCCGAGGTCATCGCCGAGGTCGTCGAGCTGCTGAAGGGCAAGTACGAGGACGTCACGGCGGTCGGGCTCGGCACCGCCGGGTTCGTCGACGAGACCCGCTCGACCGTCCTGTTCGCGCCCAACCTCGCCTGGCGGGACGAGCCGATCAAGCAGAAGGTGGAGAGCCTGGTCGGGCTCCCGGTCGTGGTGGAGAACGACGGCAACGCCACGGCCTGGGGCGAGGCCCGGTTCGGCGCCGGCCGCGGCGAGGACCATCTCGTCCTCATCACGCTCGGCACCGGCATCGGCGGCGGCGTCGTGCTGAACGGCGAGCTGTACCGGGGCCGGTTCGGCATCGGCGCCGAGGTCGGCCACTTCCGGGTGGTGCCGGACGGGCGGCGCTGCGGCTGCGGCAACCGCGGCTGCTGGGAGCAGTACGCCAGCGGCAACGCGCTCGTCCACGAGGCCCGCGACCTGGCCCGGGTGGCGCCCGCGATGGCGGGGCGGCTGCTGGAGCTGGCCGGCGGCACGCCGGAGGGCATCCGCGGGCCCGAGGTGACGCAGGCGGCGCGGGAGGGCGACCAGGCGGCGCTGGAGTGCTTCCGGACGGTCGCGCAGTGGGCCGGGCAGGGCCTGGCCGACCTGAGCGCCATCCTCGACCCGGGCGCGTTCATCATCGGCGGCGGCCTGTCGGACGCGGGGGACCTGCTGCTCGACCCGGTCCGCGTGGCGTTCGGGGAGGCGCTGACCGGGCGCGGGCACCGTCCGCTGCCCGACATCCGCATCGCCGAGCTGGGCTCGGCCGCCGGGATCGTCGGCGCCGCCGACCTCGCCAGGGTCCCCGCCCCCACGCTGTGA
- a CDS encoding endonuclease/exonuclease/phosphatase family protein: MTSLRVMSYNVRSLRDDPAAVARVVRAVRPDVLCLQEVPRFRGWRGKRRRLARDCGTAVAAGRRACGLAVFAAPHVRRAAREFHLLSPERGLHRRALAIAVLEIGGTRFVAASTHLDLAAEPRLRHVREVLDLLDRARERYGAPVVLAGDVNEEPGGPAWSLLADRLRDGHAVAPAGETPTFSARNPRRRIDGIFADPDVDVAGCGVPGDEVAPTADYTAATDHRPVMADLRLRS, encoded by the coding sequence GTGACGTCCCTGCGGGTGATGAGCTACAACGTCCGGTCGCTGCGCGACGACCCGGCGGCGGTCGCGCGGGTCGTCCGCGCGGTCCGGCCGGACGTGCTGTGCCTGCAGGAGGTCCCGCGGTTCCGGGGCTGGCGCGGCAAGCGGCGCAGGCTGGCCCGCGACTGCGGGACGGCCGTCGCGGCGGGCCGCCGGGCGTGCGGGCTCGCGGTGTTCGCGGCCCCGCACGTCCGCCGGGCCGCCCGGGAGTTCCATCTGCTCAGCCCGGAGCGGGGCCTGCACCGGCGGGCGCTGGCGATCGCGGTGCTGGAGATCGGCGGGACGCGGTTCGTCGCGGCGTCCACCCACCTCGACCTGGCGGCGGAGCCGCGCCTGCGGCACGTCCGGGAGGTCCTGGACCTGCTGGACCGGGCCCGCGAACGGTACGGGGCGCCGGTCGTGCTGGCCGGGGACGTCAACGAGGAGCCCGGCGGGCCCGCCTGGTCGCTGCTCGCGGACCGTCTCCGGGACGGCCACGCGGTCGCCCCGGCGGGGGAGACGCCGACGTTCTCCGCCCGGAATCCGCGCAGGCGCATCGACGGGATCTTCGCCGATCCGGACGTGGACGTCGCCGGCTGTGGCGTGCCCGGCGACGAGGTCGCGCCCACCGCGGACTACACCGCCGCGACCGACCACCGCCCGGTCATGGCCGACCTCCGCCTGCGGTCCTGA